A single genomic interval of Electrophorus electricus isolate fEleEle1 chromosome 4, fEleEle1.pri, whole genome shotgun sequence harbors:
- the dusp8b gene encoding dual specificity protein phosphatase 8 isoform X2 has product MPVDVVIAPPLWTDMHESEMKLKIRVRRIKEGRDLRGGFAAFSSCFPDLCESKQASILPLSISQPCLPVANLGPTRILPHLYLGSQKDVLNKELMIQNGITYVLNASNTCPKPDFISENHFLRIPVNDSYCEKLLPWLEKTNEFIDKAKVSNCRVIVHCLAGISRSATIAIAYIMKTMGLSSDDAYRFVKDRRPSISPNFNFLGQLLEFEKDLSLKTPLTCSPLRSASDLPEEVAELIDTVEQSTENDHPHQTTHETCMINVKPPSPTSLQKELSSLHLSTDQIIHSNKLKCSFSLDIKSVCTSSHHCQGSPRLSPLDSENMPKLFKLDSPKSPRIAYQYSPSPDRQSMIESCLPTVRESQLRCERHRRETGGFGRLSAATLSLDLNRNQQQLVVQDPICDTNVQTTSFLSLPLTTSTVWTKHRCTTNATTPITPTEDHRWFFGSEPDMPGTVGGSSGQFGGTPACAMLGHGGPAGAPTSRAHHQDKWQETQDLHGGWLTEGTAAGHGLTQAEAQFKRRSCQMEFEEGVGSTRSSEDFGSLGKQSSFSGSMEVIEVS; this is encoded by the exons ATGCCGGTGGACGTGGTGATTGCACCGCCGCTGTGGACGGACATGCATGAGAGCGAGATGAAGCTGAAGATCAGGGTGCGCCGCATCAAAGAGGGACGCGACCTCCGAG GTGGCTTTGCAGCCTTCTCCTCATGCTTCCCTGATCTGTGTGAGAGTAAGCAGGCTTCTATACTCCCCCTAAGCATCTCCCAGCCCTGTCTACCTGTGGCCAACCTGGGCCCAACTCGCATTCTGCCTCACCTCTACCTGGGCTCACAGAAAGATGTCCTCAACAAG GAACTGATGATTCAGAATGGCATTACCTATGTCCTCAATGCAAGCAACACCTGTCCAAAGCCTGACTTTATAAGTGAGAACCACTTCCTGCGCATTCCCGTCAATGACAGCTACTGCGAGAAGCTGCTTCCCTGGCTGGAGAAAACCAATGAATTCATTG acaaAGCCAAAGTATCAAACTGTAGAGTTATTGTCCACTGTCTGGCAGGAATCTCTCGCTCTGCAACTATTGCCATTGCTTATATTATGAAAACCATGGGTTTGTCATCAGATGATGCCTATAG ATTTGTGAAGGATCGTCGTCCATCTATATCTCCAAACTTCAACTTCCTAGGACAGTTACTGGAGTTTGAGAAAGATCTAAGCCTGAAGACACCCTTAACCTGTAGCCCTCTGAGGTCAGCATCTGACCTTCCTGAGGAGGTTGCAGAGCTTATAGATACAGTagagcagagcacagagaaTGACCACCCTCATCAGACAACACATGAAACATGCATGATAAATGTCAAGCCACCCTCACCTACCTCACTGCAGAAAGAACTCAGCAGTCTTCACCTGTCCACAGACCAAATCATTCATAGTAACAAGCTCAAATGTTCCTTCTCCCTTGACATCAAATCTGTCTGCACTTCTAGCCATCACTGTCAAGGATCCCCAAGGCTCTCACCATTAGACTCAGAAAACATGCCCAAGCTTTTCAAACTTGACAGTCCAAAGAGCCCAAGAATCGCATATCAATACTCTCCATCTCCAGACAGGCAAAGTATGATTGAGTCATGTTTGCCCACAGTGAGGGAATCACAGCTTAGATGTGAGAGACACAGGCGAGAAACTGGTGGCTTTGGAAGGTTATCTGCTGCAACCCTCTCCCTTGACCTAAACCGGAACCAGCAACAGTTAGTTGTGCAAGATCCCATATGTGACACCAACGTGCAGACGACATCTTTCCTCAGCTTGCCCCTGACTACCTCTACTGTCTGGACCAAGCACAGATGCACAACCAATGCCACCACACCCATCACACCCACCGAAGACCACCGGTGGTTCTTTGGCTCAGAACCAGACATGCCAGGCACAGTCGGTGGGAGTTCGGGGCAATTTGGTGGAACTCCTGCTTGTGCTATGCTAGGCCATGGTGGGCCAGCTGGTGCTCCCACCTCCAGGGCACATCACCAGGACAAATGGCAGGAGACACAGGATCTCCATGGTGGCTGGCTGACAGAGGGAACAGCAGCAGGGCATGGATTGACACAGGCCGAGGCACAGTTCAAACGCCGCAGCTGCCAAATGGAGTTTGAGGAGGGTGTCGGCAGCACACGTAGCAGCGAGGACTTTGGGTCGCTCGGAAAGCAATCCAGCTTCTCAGGTAGCATGGAGGTCATCGAGGTGTCATGA
- the dusp8b gene encoding dual specificity protein phosphatase 8 isoform X1: MPVDVVIAPPLWTDMHESEMKLKIRVRRIKEGRDLRGAFSAGMGDRSGFAAFSSCFPDLCESKQASILPLSISQPCLPVANLGPTRILPHLYLGSQKDVLNKELMIQNGITYVLNASNTCPKPDFISENHFLRIPVNDSYCEKLLPWLEKTNEFIDKAKVSNCRVIVHCLAGISRSATIAIAYIMKTMGLSSDDAYRFVKDRRPSISPNFNFLGQLLEFEKDLSLKTPLTCSPLRSASDLPEEVAELIDTVEQSTENDHPHQTTHETCMINVKPPSPTSLQKELSSLHLSTDQIIHSNKLKCSFSLDIKSVCTSSHHCQGSPRLSPLDSENMPKLFKLDSPKSPRIAYQYSPSPDRQSMIESCLPTVRESQLRCERHRRETGGFGRLSAATLSLDLNRNQQQLVVQDPICDTNVQTTSFLSLPLTTSTVWTKHRCTTNATTPITPTEDHRWFFGSEPDMPGTVGGSSGQFGGTPACAMLGHGGPAGAPTSRAHHQDKWQETQDLHGGWLTEGTAAGHGLTQAEAQFKRRSCQMEFEEGVGSTRSSEDFGSLGKQSSFSGSMEVIEVS, from the exons ATGCCGGTGGACGTGGTGATTGCACCGCCGCTGTGGACGGACATGCATGAGAGCGAGATGAAGCTGAAGATCAGGGTGCGCCGCATCAAAGAGGGACGCGACCTCCGAGGTGCGTTCAGTGCAGGCATGGGAGATAgaa GTGGCTTTGCAGCCTTCTCCTCATGCTTCCCTGATCTGTGTGAGAGTAAGCAGGCTTCTATACTCCCCCTAAGCATCTCCCAGCCCTGTCTACCTGTGGCCAACCTGGGCCCAACTCGCATTCTGCCTCACCTCTACCTGGGCTCACAGAAAGATGTCCTCAACAAG GAACTGATGATTCAGAATGGCATTACCTATGTCCTCAATGCAAGCAACACCTGTCCAAAGCCTGACTTTATAAGTGAGAACCACTTCCTGCGCATTCCCGTCAATGACAGCTACTGCGAGAAGCTGCTTCCCTGGCTGGAGAAAACCAATGAATTCATTG acaaAGCCAAAGTATCAAACTGTAGAGTTATTGTCCACTGTCTGGCAGGAATCTCTCGCTCTGCAACTATTGCCATTGCTTATATTATGAAAACCATGGGTTTGTCATCAGATGATGCCTATAG ATTTGTGAAGGATCGTCGTCCATCTATATCTCCAAACTTCAACTTCCTAGGACAGTTACTGGAGTTTGAGAAAGATCTAAGCCTGAAGACACCCTTAACCTGTAGCCCTCTGAGGTCAGCATCTGACCTTCCTGAGGAGGTTGCAGAGCTTATAGATACAGTagagcagagcacagagaaTGACCACCCTCATCAGACAACACATGAAACATGCATGATAAATGTCAAGCCACCCTCACCTACCTCACTGCAGAAAGAACTCAGCAGTCTTCACCTGTCCACAGACCAAATCATTCATAGTAACAAGCTCAAATGTTCCTTCTCCCTTGACATCAAATCTGTCTGCACTTCTAGCCATCACTGTCAAGGATCCCCAAGGCTCTCACCATTAGACTCAGAAAACATGCCCAAGCTTTTCAAACTTGACAGTCCAAAGAGCCCAAGAATCGCATATCAATACTCTCCATCTCCAGACAGGCAAAGTATGATTGAGTCATGTTTGCCCACAGTGAGGGAATCACAGCTTAGATGTGAGAGACACAGGCGAGAAACTGGTGGCTTTGGAAGGTTATCTGCTGCAACCCTCTCCCTTGACCTAAACCGGAACCAGCAACAGTTAGTTGTGCAAGATCCCATATGTGACACCAACGTGCAGACGACATCTTTCCTCAGCTTGCCCCTGACTACCTCTACTGTCTGGACCAAGCACAGATGCACAACCAATGCCACCACACCCATCACACCCACCGAAGACCACCGGTGGTTCTTTGGCTCAGAACCAGACATGCCAGGCACAGTCGGTGGGAGTTCGGGGCAATTTGGTGGAACTCCTGCTTGTGCTATGCTAGGCCATGGTGGGCCAGCTGGTGCTCCCACCTCCAGGGCACATCACCAGGACAAATGGCAGGAGACACAGGATCTCCATGGTGGCTGGCTGACAGAGGGAACAGCAGCAGGGCATGGATTGACACAGGCCGAGGCACAGTTCAAACGCCGCAGCTGCCAAATGGAGTTTGAGGAGGGTGTCGGCAGCACACGTAGCAGCGAGGACTTTGGGTCGCTCGGAAAGCAATCCAGCTTCTCAGGTAGCATGGAGGTCATCGAGGTGTCATGA